In one Molothrus aeneus isolate 106 chromosome 8, BPBGC_Maene_1.0, whole genome shotgun sequence genomic region, the following are encoded:
- the LOC136559390 gene encoding gamma-aminobutyric acid receptor subunit pi-like, giving the protein MYSLKCCRLRAFFLLLLYRSMQIPEAEGKSEILPPTIQKIIKGYNKYLRPFFDNGPVSVGMSMDIASIDTISEINMDYTATIFLRQRWTDERLCFDGNKSLSLDGRLVEMLWVPDTFIVDSKKSFLHDVTVENRLIRIYPNGTVLYAIRITTTVSCSMDLTKYPMDKQTCTLQLESWGYNINDVMFYWTRGNDSVRGLDTLQLAQYTVEDHFTSVTEAVYETGRYPKLVFHFELKRNILYFILETYVPSILLVVLSWVSFWISQSSVPARICIGVTTVLTMTTLMMGARTSLPNANCFIKAIDVYLGICFSFIFGALLEYAVTHFCTLHQLSSKELPKIIDDDDDEEEKNAVLAAVTNSCSAPDSANKTDSNKSKQSSSDRKRERNQHRVCSSAMSVMKRLFCIFDCFHVKNPYHIDNYARFSFPLSFIIINVLYWVYYLYF; this is encoded by the exons GTCCATGCAAATTCCTGAAGCTgaaggaaaaagtgaaattcTACCTCCAACAATACAAAAAATCATAAAAGGGTACAACAAGTATCTACGTCCATTTTTTGATA ATGGCCCTGTGTCAGTGGGAATGAGTATGGACATTGCAAGCATTGATACAATATCAGAAATAAATATG gaCTACACAGCCACCATATTTCTCAGGCAGAGATGGACTGATGAGAGGCTTTGTTTTGATGGCAATAAGAGCTTGAGCTTAGATGGTCGACTTGTGGAAATGCTTTGGGTACCAGATACCTTTATAGTTGATtcaaaaaagtcttttcttcatGATGTCACTGTTGAGAATCGTCTTATAAGGATATACCCTAATGGAACAGTCTTGTATGCTATCAG GATCACTACAACTGTTTCATGCAGCATGGATCTGACTAAATATCCAATGGATAAGCAGACATGTACTTTGCAACTGGAGAGCT GGGGTTATAACATCAATGATGTCATGTTTTACTGGACCAGAGGAAATGATTCAGTTCGAGGTTTGGACACACTCCAGCTGGCACAGTACACAGTAGAAGACCACTTTACCTCTGTAACTGAAGCTGTGTATGAGACAG gacGTTACCCAAAACTTGTGTTTCACTTTGAACTCAAGAGAAACATCTTGTATTTCATATTAGAGACATATGTGCCATCAATCCTTCTGGTTGTGCTCTCCTGGGTGTCATTTTGGATAAGCCAGTCATCGGTTCCAGCCAGAATCTGCATAG GTGTCACCACAGTCCTTACGATGACAACACTGATGATGGGAGCCAGGACTTCACTCCCAAATGCTAATTGCTTTATTAAGGCAATTGATGTGTACCTGGGTATCTGCTTCAGCTTCATCTTTGGAGCATTGTTAGAGTATGCTGTGACTCATTTCTGCACTCTGCATCAACTCAGCTCAAAGGAGCTTCCAAAG AttattgatgatgatgatgatgaagaagaGAAGAATGCAGTCCTGGCAGCAGTGACAAACAGTTGCAGTGCCCCTGACAGTGCAAACAAGACTGattcaaacaaaagcaaacaaagcagcagtgacagaaaaagggagagaaatcaACACAGAGTGTGTAGTTCAGCAATGTCGGTAATGAAAAGACTTTTCTGTATCTTTGACTGTTTCCATGTTAAAAACCCTTACCACATAGACAACTATGCCAGATTCTCTTTCCCGTTATCATTCATCATAATTAATGTACTTTATTGGGtgtattatttgtatttctaa